A DNA window from Enterobacter cloacae subsp. cloacae ATCC 13047 contains the following coding sequences:
- the grpE gene encoding nucleotide exchange factor GrpE, which yields MSSKEQKTPEGQAPEEIITEQHDEVEAVEPDASAEQVDPRDEKIANLEAQLVEAQNRERDSVLRIKAEMENLRRRTEQDVEKAHKFALEKFVNELLPVIDSLDRALEVADKANPDNAAMIEGIELTLKSMLDVVRKFGVEVIADTDVPLDPNVHQAIAMVESEDVEAGKVLGVMQKGYTLNGRTIRAAMVTVAKAKA from the coding sequence ATGAGTAGTAAAGAACAGAAAACGCCTGAGGGGCAAGCCCCTGAAGAAATTATCACGGAACAGCACGATGAAGTTGAGGCTGTAGAGCCAGACGCATCTGCTGAGCAGGTGGACCCGCGCGATGAAAAAATTGCGAATCTGGAAGCCCAACTGGTAGAAGCACAGAATCGCGAACGCGACAGTGTTCTGCGCATCAAGGCGGAAATGGAAAACCTGCGTCGTCGTACCGAACAGGACGTTGAAAAGGCGCATAAGTTTGCGCTGGAGAAATTCGTCAACGAACTGCTGCCGGTAATCGACAGCCTCGATCGCGCGCTGGAAGTGGCTGATAAAGCGAATCCGGACAACGCGGCAATGATCGAAGGTATCGAACTGACGCTGAAATCCATGCTGGACGTGGTGCGTAAGTTTGGTGTGGAAGTGATTGCCGATACCGACGTCCCGCTGGATCCTAACGTGCACCAGGCAATTGCGATGGTGGAATCAGAAGACGTTGAAGCCGGTAAAGTGCTGGGCGTGATGCAGAAAGGGTATACCCTGAACGGCCGTACCATCCGTGCTGCGATGGTAACCGTGGCGAAAGCGAAAGCGTAA
- a CDS encoding HlyC/CorC family transporter: protein MEHISTTTLIVTLIVMVVISAYFSGSETGMMTLNRYRLRHRAKQGNRAARRVEKLLRKPDRLISLVLIGNNLVNILASALGTIVGMRLYGNAGVAIATGVLTFVVLVFAEVLPKTIAALYPEKVAYPSSFLLAPLLILMMPLVWLLNMVTRILMRMVGIKADVAISSALSKDELRTIVNESRSQISRRNQDMLLSVLDLEKVSVNDIMVPRNEIVGIDINDDWKAIVRQLTHSPHGRIVLYRDSLDDAISMLRVREAYRLMTEKKEFTKEVMLRAADEIYYVPEGTPLSTQLVKFQRNKKKVGLVVDEYGDIQGLVTVEDILEEIVGDFTTSMSPSLAEEVTPQNDGSVLIDGSANIRELNKAFNWHLPEDEARTMNGMILEALEEIPAAGTRVRIEQYDIDILDVQDNMIKQVKVLPVKPLRESIAE from the coding sequence CTGGAACACATCTCTACCACCACGCTGATCGTTACGCTGATCGTCATGGTGGTCATCTCCGCCTATTTCTCTGGCTCGGAAACCGGCATGATGACCTTAAACCGCTACCGGTTACGTCATCGTGCTAAACAGGGTAACCGTGCCGCACGTCGCGTTGAAAAACTGCTCCGTAAACCGGATCGCCTGATAAGCCTGGTGCTTATCGGTAACAACCTCGTCAATATCCTCGCCTCTGCGCTGGGCACCATTGTCGGGATGCGACTGTACGGCAACGCCGGGGTCGCGATTGCTACCGGCGTACTGACGTTTGTAGTGCTGGTGTTTGCGGAAGTGCTGCCCAAAACCATCGCTGCGCTTTACCCGGAAAAAGTGGCTTACCCGAGCAGCTTCCTGCTGGCACCGCTGCTGATCCTGATGATGCCGCTGGTCTGGCTGTTGAATATGGTCACCCGTATCCTGATGCGCATGGTCGGCATCAAAGCCGACGTCGCCATCAGCAGTGCACTCAGCAAAGACGAGCTGCGCACCATCGTGAACGAATCCCGCTCGCAGATTTCACGCCGCAATCAGGACATGCTCCTGTCGGTGCTGGATCTGGAAAAGGTCAGCGTTAACGACATTATGGTGCCGCGTAACGAAATCGTCGGGATTGATATTAACGACGACTGGAAGGCCATCGTCCGCCAGCTGACCCACTCCCCGCACGGACGCATTGTGCTTTATCGCGACTCCCTGGACGACGCCATCAGTATGCTGCGCGTACGGGAAGCCTATCGCCTGATGACCGAGAAAAAAGAGTTCACTAAAGAGGTGATGCTGCGCGCCGCCGACGAGATTTACTACGTGCCGGAAGGAACGCCGCTCAGCACGCAGCTGGTAAAATTCCAGCGTAACAAAAAGAAAGTCGGTCTGGTGGTCGATGAGTATGGCGATATTCAGGGGCTGGTGACGGTCGAAGATATTCTGGAAGAGATTGTTGGAGACTTTACCACCTCCATGTCCCCTTCTCTTGCGGAAGAGGTCACACCGCAAAACGACGGTTCGGTGCTGATTGACGGCAGCGCGAACATCCGCGAACTCAATAAAGCCTTTAACTGGCATCTGCCGGAAGATGAGGCTCGCACCATGAACGGGATGATTCTGGAAGCACTGGAAGAGATCCCGGCGGCGGGCACGCGGGTGCGCATTGAACAGTATGATATTGATATCCTGGACGTGCAGGACAATATGATTAAGCAGGTGAAGGTCCTGCCTGTTAAACCACTGCGCGAAAGTATCGCGGAATAA
- the smpB gene encoding SsrA-binding protein SmpB gives MTKKKAHKPGSATIALNKRARHEYFIEEEFEAGLALQGWEVKSLRAGKANIGDSYVILKDGEAFLFGANFTPLTVASSHYVCDPTRTRKLLLNKRELESLYGRINREGFTVVALSLYWKNAWCKVKVGVAKGKKQHDKRTDLKEREWQLDKARIMKNAGR, from the coding sequence ATGACGAAGAAAAAAGCACATAAACCAGGCTCGGCGACCATTGCGCTCAACAAGCGTGCTCGCCATGAGTATTTCATTGAAGAAGAATTTGAAGCTGGCCTTGCCCTGCAGGGCTGGGAAGTAAAATCGCTGCGCGCCGGGAAAGCCAACATCGGCGATAGCTACGTCATCCTGAAAGATGGCGAAGCCTTCCTGTTCGGTGCCAACTTTACGCCGCTGACCGTCGCCTCTTCGCACTACGTGTGTGACCCAACGCGTACCCGTAAGCTGCTGCTGAACAAGCGTGAACTGGAATCCCTCTACGGGCGCATTAACCGAGAGGGCTTTACCGTGGTCGCGCTGTCGCTGTACTGGAAAAACGCCTGGTGCAAAGTAAAAGTTGGCGTTGCCAAAGGTAAAAAACAGCACGACAAACGTACTGACCTGAAAGAGCGCGAATGGCAGCTCGACAAAGCGCGCATTATGAAAAACGCAGGACGTTGA
- the bamE gene encoding outer membrane protein assembly factor BamE, with the protein MRCKTLTAAAAVLLMLTAGCSTLEKVVYRPDINQGNYLTPNDVSKIRVGMTQQQVAYALGTPMMSDPFGTNTWFYVFRQQPGHEDVTQQTLTLTFSSAGVLTNIDNKPALTK; encoded by the coding sequence ATGCGCTGTAAAACGCTGACCGCTGCCGCTGCGGTTCTTCTGATGTTGACCGCAGGCTGTTCCACTCTGGAGAAAGTGGTTTACCGTCCTGACATCAACCAGGGGAACTACCTTACCCCTAACGATGTGTCTAAAATCCGTGTAGGGATGACACAACAGCAGGTCGCTTATGCACTGGGAACCCCGATGATGTCCGATCCGTTCGGCACCAACACCTGGTTCTATGTATTCCGTCAGCAGCCAGGCCACGAAGATGTGACCCAGCAGACCCTGACGCTGACCTTCAGCAGCGCTGGTGTGTTGACCAACATCGACAACAAGCCTGCCCTGACCAAATAA
- a CDS encoding type II toxin-antitoxin system RatA family toxin, whose product MPQISRTALVPYSAEQMYQLVNDVQSYPEFIPGCTGSRVLESGPTQMTAAVDVSKAGISKTFTTRNTLTNNQSILMHLVDGPFKTLMGGWKFTPLSADACRIEFHLDFEFTNKLIELAFGRIFKELASNMVQAFTTRAKEVYSVA is encoded by the coding sequence ATGCCTCAGATTAGCCGTACTGCGCTTGTACCTTACAGCGCGGAACAAATGTATCAGTTAGTGAACGATGTTCAGTCTTATCCAGAATTTATCCCTGGGTGTACCGGGAGCCGCGTTCTGGAGTCTGGCCCGACGCAGATGACGGCGGCGGTGGATGTCTCCAAAGCGGGGATCAGCAAGACGTTCACCACCCGCAATACGCTGACGAACAATCAGAGTATTTTGATGCATCTGGTGGATGGTCCATTCAAGACCCTGATGGGAGGCTGGAAGTTTACGCCGCTGAGCGCTGATGCCTGCCGCATCGAGTTCCATCTGGACTTTGAGTTTACCAATAAGCTGATTGAGCTGGCGTTTGGCCGCATCTTCAAAGAGCTGGCGTCCAATATGGTTCAGGCGTTCACGACCCGCGCCAAAGAGGTCTACAGTGTCGCATAA
- a CDS encoding alanyl-tRNA synthetase, translated as MQQNQCYLEDTYRFNILSDVIATGADEGGQWIALQDNIFHPQGGGQPADLGWVNDIPVVVKKQESGLVVLYPQSPFSPPVETKVSSVVSADARAYHAALHTAGHLLNWEMRQFGWMAVRGHHFPGESRVEFSAIDASAIPADRLEAAEIERIICQRLQKGAEIRSWFEGTTRLCQINQSEAMPCAGTHTDDLAKISSFNIKAIKFKKGTLRISYDAGHVPLKECHV; from the coding sequence ATGCAACAAAATCAGTGTTATCTGGAGGATACTTATCGCTTTAATATATTAAGCGATGTCATTGCTACCGGTGCTGATGAAGGAGGGCAATGGATTGCCCTGCAGGATAATATTTTTCATCCGCAGGGAGGCGGGCAACCTGCAGATCTCGGGTGGGTAAATGACATACCGGTGGTGGTAAAAAAACAGGAATCAGGATTAGTGGTTCTTTATCCGCAGTCTCCTTTTTCGCCGCCGGTTGAAACAAAAGTATCATCAGTTGTATCAGCGGATGCCCGCGCTTACCATGCTGCACTGCATACTGCCGGGCATTTACTGAACTGGGAAATGCGCCAGTTCGGGTGGATGGCTGTCCGGGGGCATCATTTCCCCGGTGAGTCGCGTGTGGAATTTAGCGCCATTGATGCTTCAGCTATTCCAGCTGATCGCCTGGAGGCGGCTGAAATTGAACGAATTATTTGCCAGCGTCTGCAAAAGGGAGCGGAAATCCGCAGTTGGTTCGAGGGCACCACCCGGCTATGCCAGATTAACCAATCAGAGGCTATGCCTTGTGCCGGGACACACACTGATGATTTGGCAAAAATTAGCTCATTTAACATTAAGGCGATAAAGTTTAAAAAGGGCACTCTACGGATCAGCTATGATGCCGGGCATGTCCCGCTAAAGGAATGTCATGTCTAA
- a CDS encoding amino acid adenylation domain-containing protein: MRIIDSQAHDALTQIELFWAVSWKFPQRVAVKDLDHEISYGELRDWMLRIIQTLKDEGVHAGDKVAIELPPGAELIASILAIQFIGAAYVPIDRNAPVARNILILNDSQPRMIINESGHSNFAGFQAKSIYQMLSVSVMADSLLNMAVPEGLAYIIYTSGTTGNPKGVPITHANLRALFRATEPVFKFNEDDSTVLFHSYAFDFSVWEMWSVLAYGGKLVIPDNETRLTPSKLAQLVHDQKITLLNQTPGAFSVNASWLCQFPKGSLALRFIIFGGERLNFQMLKQWQQHFGLMSPLLVNMYGITETTVHSSWHIISNDDLEHTESIIGELLPGFDYIIRPLDESDLRSGYGELLLCGSQVTPGYLNQNNETNGKFILAEKNNITKRYYCTGDLVQYNSTGKLVYMGRCDQQVKINGYRIEIGEIESVLARLESIIDISVITSHSETLGHHLVCCFASNDNKADVIEQLHKLAKELLPFYMRPIRYRGFDAIPKTINGKIDKQHLKLSVE, translated from the coding sequence ATGAGAATCATTGATTCACAGGCACATGATGCGCTAACTCAGATTGAGCTTTTTTGGGCAGTATCCTGGAAATTCCCACAAAGGGTTGCGGTTAAAGATCTCGATCATGAGATCAGCTATGGCGAGCTCAGAGACTGGATGCTCAGGATTATTCAGACACTGAAGGATGAAGGTGTTCACGCAGGTGACAAGGTTGCAATAGAGCTGCCACCAGGTGCTGAGTTAATCGCCTCTATTCTGGCGATTCAGTTCATTGGTGCTGCTTATGTACCAATAGACCGTAATGCGCCAGTAGCGCGTAATATTCTGATATTGAATGATTCTCAGCCTCGCATGATTATCAATGAGAGCGGTCATTCAAACTTTGCCGGCTTTCAGGCAAAAAGCATATACCAGATGTTGTCTGTCTCTGTTATGGCGGATTCATTACTGAATATGGCCGTTCCGGAAGGATTGGCATATATTATTTATACTTCGGGCACGACAGGTAACCCAAAAGGTGTTCCGATCACCCATGCTAATTTGCGTGCTCTCTTTCGTGCAACGGAACCTGTGTTTAAGTTTAACGAAGATGATTCCACTGTGCTTTTTCATTCCTATGCTTTTGATTTTTCAGTATGGGAAATGTGGTCAGTTTTAGCTTATGGTGGGAAGCTTGTTATTCCAGATAATGAAACACGTTTAACCCCTAGTAAACTTGCACAACTCGTTCACGATCAAAAAATTACTTTACTTAATCAAACTCCTGGTGCTTTTTCCGTTAATGCCTCTTGGCTCTGTCAATTCCCGAAGGGATCATTGGCTTTACGGTTTATTATTTTTGGTGGCGAAAGGCTTAATTTTCAGATGCTCAAACAATGGCAGCAGCATTTTGGGCTGATGTCTCCTTTACTGGTTAATATGTACGGCATTACCGAAACGACTGTTCATTCAAGTTGGCATATTATCAGTAATGATGATCTGGAGCACACAGAGTCTATAATAGGTGAATTATTGCCTGGATTCGATTACATCATTCGGCCCCTTGATGAAAGTGATCTGCGTTCAGGCTATGGCGAATTGCTTCTCTGTGGTTCGCAAGTCACGCCGGGTTATCTGAACCAGAATAATGAGACCAATGGTAAATTTATTTTGGCTGAAAAAAACAATATTACCAAGCGGTATTATTGCACAGGAGATCTTGTTCAATATAATTCCACAGGGAAGTTGGTTTATATGGGGCGTTGCGATCAACAGGTAAAAATAAATGGTTATCGAATCGAAATTGGCGAGATTGAATCTGTGCTTGCAAGGCTTGAATCTATTATCGACATTTCCGTCATAACGTCTCATTCAGAAACACTTGGTCATCATCTGGTTTGTTGTTTTGCATCAAATGACAATAAAGCAGATGTTATTGAACAGTTACATAAATTGGCAAAGGAGTTATTGCCATTTTATATGCGCCCTATTCGCTATCGTGGTTTTGATGCTATACCAAAAACCATTAATGGAAAAATCGATAAACAACACCTGAAACTTTCTGTGGAGTAA
- the nadK gene encoding NAD(+) kinase: protein MNNHFRCIGIVGHPRHPTALTTHEMLYRWLCSKGYEVMVEQQIAQELQLKSVKTGTLAEIGQQADLAVVVGGDGNMLGAARTLARYDIKVIGINRGNLGFLTDLDPDNAQQQLADVLEGHYISEKRFLLEAQVCQQDCQKRISTAINEVVLHPGKVAHMIEFEVYIDEIFAFSQRSDGLIISTPTGSTAYSLSAGGPILTPSLDAITLVPMFPHTLSARPLVINGSSTIRLRFSHRRNDLEISCDSQIALPIQEGEDVLIRRCDYHLNLIHPKDYSYFNTLSSKLGWSKKLF from the coding sequence ATGAATAATCATTTCAGGTGTATTGGGATCGTCGGGCACCCGCGTCACCCTACGGCATTGACGACACATGAAATGTTGTATCGCTGGCTGTGTAGCAAAGGCTATGAAGTGATGGTTGAGCAGCAGATCGCTCAGGAGCTGCAGCTAAAGAGCGTCAAAACCGGCACGCTGGCAGAGATTGGACAGCAGGCGGATCTTGCCGTGGTGGTCGGCGGCGACGGCAACATGCTCGGCGCGGCTCGCACGCTGGCGCGCTACGACATAAAAGTCATCGGCATTAACCGTGGCAATCTCGGTTTTCTGACCGACCTCGACCCGGACAACGCGCAGCAGCAGCTGGCCGATGTGCTGGAAGGACATTACATCAGCGAAAAACGTTTTTTACTGGAAGCGCAGGTGTGTCAGCAGGACTGCCAGAAACGCATCAGTACCGCCATTAACGAGGTGGTACTTCACCCCGGCAAAGTGGCGCATATGATTGAGTTCGAAGTGTATATCGATGAAATCTTCGCGTTCTCCCAGCGCTCTGACGGGCTGATTATCTCCACGCCGACGGGCTCGACCGCCTATTCGCTTTCTGCGGGAGGACCAATCCTGACGCCTTCGCTGGATGCCATAACGCTGGTGCCGATGTTCCCGCACACCCTTTCTGCCCGCCCGCTGGTGATTAACGGCAGCAGCACCATCCGCCTGCGTTTCTCGCACCGCCGTAATGACCTGGAGATCAGCTGCGACAGCCAGATCGCGCTGCCTATTCAGGAAGGTGAAGATGTGCTAATTCGGCGATGTGATTATCACCTGAACCTTATTCACCCGAAAGATTACAGCTATTTCAATACATTAAGCTCGAAGCTTGGCTGGTCAAAAAAATTGTTCTGA
- a CDS encoding chlorinating enzyme, with the protein MSNNIHLSEEELANFHKNGYIGPITIYSPEEMAEIWSTVRRQLPDRSNAAYPSDSYGAATNISNYDRHLDINKLSQHVTNPKIVAPVSDILGDDVLCWRTEFFPKYPGDEGTDWHQADTFANASGKPQILWPGETEDQFGKGTLTVWTAFTDSTIENGCLEIMPGTHHKMNYDEKKSMQYQSDIINNIEKEGKSRGFFGYDYRDLQIDPDWHPDEKQAVPLEMKAGQCVIFWSTLMHASYPNISDKIYRMGFATRYAPSFVDIYPNTDHVHEYGGNIPLDKFGCVIVAGQSRNTNNRIATHNLLGNPFTPLSI; encoded by the coding sequence ATGTCAAATAATATTCATTTGTCTGAAGAAGAACTTGCCAACTTCCATAAAAATGGTTATATCGGCCCAATTACCATTTATTCTCCGGAAGAAATGGCGGAAATTTGGAGTACCGTTCGTCGGCAATTACCAGATCGTTCGAATGCTGCTTACCCTTCAGACTCGTACGGTGCGGCAACGAATATATCGAATTACGATCGCCATCTTGATATCAATAAACTTAGCCAACATGTCACTAATCCCAAAATTGTGGCACCGGTATCTGATATCCTTGGCGATGATGTTTTATGCTGGCGTACGGAGTTCTTTCCTAAATACCCCGGTGATGAAGGTACTGACTGGCATCAGGCTGATACATTTGCTAACGCCAGTGGAAAACCGCAAATTCTTTGGCCTGGAGAAACTGAAGATCAGTTTGGAAAAGGGACTTTAACGGTCTGGACAGCTTTTACTGATTCAACCATTGAGAATGGTTGTCTGGAAATTATGCCTGGCACCCATCATAAAATGAATTATGATGAAAAGAAATCAATGCAATATCAAAGCGACATTATTAATAACATTGAAAAGGAGGGTAAGAGTCGTGGATTCTTTGGATATGATTACCGCGACCTGCAAATAGATCCTGACTGGCATCCGGATGAAAAACAGGCCGTCCCGTTGGAGATGAAAGCCGGTCAATGTGTCATCTTTTGGTCAACGTTAATGCATGCTTCCTATCCTAATATATCTGATAAGATATATCGCATGGGCTTTGCTACCCGCTACGCCCCCAGCTTTGTTGATATTTATCCCAATACCGATCATGTGCATGAGTATGGTGGCAATATCCCATTGGATAAATTTGGCTGCGTGATTGTTGCTGGCCAAAGTCGTAATACTAATAATCGTATAGCAACCCATAATTTGCTCGGAAATCCATTTACTCCCCTTTCTATATAA
- a CDS encoding acyl carrier protein has translation MNEVDLDDVNKEQVKVLALQQYIVWLQDVLEKSVSAEDNFLDIGGHSMIAIALNERVRNEFNLTLSMERLYNSTLSETFYSTK, from the coding sequence ATGAACGAAGTTGATTTAGATGATGTCAATAAAGAACAGGTAAAAGTACTTGCATTACAACAGTATATAGTTTGGCTGCAAGATGTTTTAGAAAAATCAGTCAGCGCGGAAGATAACTTCCTTGATATTGGTGGGCATTCAATGATTGCCATTGCACTGAATGAACGAGTACGAAATGAATTCAATCTAACGCTATCTATGGAACGTCTATATAACAGCACGCTTAGCGAAACATTTTACAGTACTAAATAA
- a CDS encoding DMT family transporter: MSNYSILAPRSRLWIIDLGLLTVALSWGASYSLMQLIIQAGVTVPLFLMLRFALAVPFMFVGTRVRLNSFTRGEVINGIVFGVLLYAILTFETFGVKHTSAANAGFLIALSVVLVPFFERFIGKRKQSKFIYFTCFMSLAGGGMLSFTANGNIEFNQGDILILSAALIRGFQIFMFGRQTAGKDYSLINITLIELLVVAALGLVTIVLTEPTALQYIPEISISTWGLILFLSLLATAFAFLMQLYAAKITSPTRVGLILSLEPAFAAMFAITIMGETLGVLQAIGGGIIICAALLGRIAEGKRYE, translated from the coding sequence ATGTCTAATTATTCTATTCTGGCTCCACGCAGCCGACTTTGGATAATTGATCTGGGATTATTGACCGTTGCCCTCTCATGGGGGGCAAGTTATTCCTTGATGCAGCTTATTATCCAGGCAGGGGTCACTGTTCCCCTGTTTTTAATGCTGAGATTCGCACTGGCTGTTCCCTTCATGTTTGTTGGCACTCGTGTCAGATTAAACAGCTTCACTCGTGGTGAAGTGATTAATGGGATCGTATTTGGTGTGCTTCTTTATGCGATCCTAACATTCGAAACGTTTGGTGTTAAACACACCTCAGCTGCAAATGCAGGTTTCTTGATTGCATTATCGGTGGTATTAGTTCCCTTTTTTGAACGTTTTATCGGCAAGAGAAAACAAAGCAAATTCATTTATTTCACCTGTTTTATGTCCCTTGCAGGTGGCGGCATGTTGAGCTTTACGGCCAATGGAAATATTGAGTTCAATCAAGGCGATATTCTTATCTTATCGGCTGCATTGATTCGCGGTTTTCAGATATTTATGTTTGGTCGGCAGACTGCTGGTAAGGATTACTCGCTAATCAATATCACATTGATTGAATTACTGGTTGTCGCGGCCCTCGGCTTGGTTACTATTGTGCTGACCGAACCCACTGCGTTGCAATATATACCTGAAATATCTATTTCGACATGGGGCTTGATTCTCTTTCTGAGTCTGCTGGCAACGGCATTTGCATTCCTGATGCAATTATATGCCGCTAAAATAACCAGTCCGACGCGCGTCGGGTTGATCTTGTCTCTCGAACCGGCCTTTGCAGCTATGTTTGCCATCACCATTATGGGCGAAACCCTTGGTGTGCTGCAAGCAATAGGGGGCGGGATCATTATATGTGCAGCCCTGTTGGGGCGCATTGCTGAAGGGAAGCGTTATGAATGA
- the recN gene encoding DNA repair protein RecN, with translation MLAQLTISNFAIVRELEIDFHSGMTAITGETGAGKSIAIDALGLCLGGRAEGDMVRMGANRADLCARFSLKDTPAALRWLEENQLEDGRECLLRRVISSDGRSRGFINGTAVPLSQLRELGQLLIQIHGQHAHQQLVKPEQQKSLLDGYAGEYALTQLMAEHYRQWHQSCRELAQHQQQSQERAARAELLEYQLKELNEFNPQAGEFELIDEEYKRLANSGHLLSTSQNALTLLADGEDVNLQSQLYNVRQLVTELAGMDSKLSGVLDMLEEAAIQISEAGDELRHYCERLDLDPNRLFELEQRISRQISLARKHHVTPEELPAFYQSLLDEQQQLDDQADSLETLTLAVNQHHQQALTTAKQLHDVRQHYAQELSQHITDSMHTLAMPHGIFTIDVRFEENSLTAEGADRIEFRVTTNPGQPLQPISKVASGGELSRIALAIQVITARKMETPALIFDEVDVGISGPTAAVVGKLLRQLGESTQVMCVTHLPQVAGCGHHHFIVSKETDGEMTETHMKPLDKRSRLQELARLLGGSEVTRNTLANAKELLAA, from the coding sequence ATGCTGGCACAACTGACCATCAGCAACTTTGCCATTGTTCGTGAGCTTGAGATCGATTTCCACAGCGGCATGACGGCGATCACCGGGGAAACCGGTGCGGGTAAATCCATTGCCATTGATGCCCTCGGCTTGTGCCTTGGCGGGCGTGCTGAGGGTGACATGGTGCGCATGGGCGCCAACCGTGCTGACCTCTGTGCTCGCTTTTCCCTGAAAGACACCCCTGCAGCCCTGCGCTGGCTCGAAGAAAACCAGCTTGAAGATGGACGTGAGTGTTTACTTCGCCGCGTTATCAGCAGCGACGGTCGGTCACGTGGTTTTATCAACGGCACGGCGGTACCGCTTTCTCAACTTCGCGAGCTGGGTCAGTTGCTTATTCAGATACATGGTCAGCACGCGCATCAGCAGCTGGTTAAGCCGGAGCAGCAAAAATCGCTACTCGATGGCTATGCAGGTGAGTATGCACTTACTCAGTTGATGGCAGAACACTATCGCCAGTGGCACCAGAGCTGCCGCGAGCTGGCTCAGCATCAGCAGCAAAGCCAGGAGCGTGCCGCACGCGCCGAGCTGCTGGAGTATCAGCTCAAAGAGCTGAACGAGTTTAACCCGCAGGCGGGTGAGTTCGAACTCATTGACGAAGAGTACAAGCGTCTGGCCAACAGTGGCCATCTGCTCTCTACCAGCCAGAACGCCCTCACCTTACTGGCAGATGGCGAAGACGTTAATCTGCAAAGCCAGCTGTATAACGTGCGTCAGCTTGTTACCGAGCTGGCGGGCATGGACAGCAAACTGTCCGGCGTGCTGGATATGCTGGAAGAGGCGGCGATTCAAATCTCTGAAGCCGGTGATGAACTGCGCCACTACTGTGAACGTCTGGATCTCGATCCCAATCGCCTGTTTGAGCTGGAACAGCGCATTTCCCGTCAGATTTCTTTGGCGCGCAAGCACCACGTCACGCCGGAAGAGTTGCCTGCGTTCTATCAGTCTCTCCTTGATGAACAGCAGCAACTTGACGATCAGGCTGATTCACTGGAAACGCTGACTCTGGCGGTAAACCAGCACCATCAGCAGGCGCTGACCACGGCGAAACAGCTGCATGATGTTCGTCAGCATTATGCTCAGGAACTCAGCCAGCACATCACCGACAGCATGCATACGCTGGCGATGCCACACGGCATATTCACGATTGATGTCCGCTTCGAAGAGAACTCCCTGACGGCGGAAGGCGCGGATCGCATCGAATTCCGTGTCACCACCAACCCAGGCCAGCCGTTACAGCCTATTTCCAAAGTGGCATCTGGCGGTGAGCTCTCCCGTATTGCTCTGGCGATCCAGGTTATCACCGCCCGTAAAATGGAAACCCCGGCCCTGATTTTCGATGAAGTGGATGTGGGGATCAGCGGCCCGACGGCGGCGGTAGTGGGTAAACTGCTGCGCCAGCTCGGTGAATCGACCCAAGTAATGTGCGTCACCCACCTGCCGCAGGTGGCAGGCTGTGGTCATCATCACTTTATCGTCAGCAAAGAAACGGACGGTGAAATGACCGAAACGCACATGAAACCGCTGGATAAACGCTCGCGCCTGCAGGAGCTGGCTCGTCTGCTGGGAGGCAGCGAAGTCACCCGCAATACGCTCGCGAATGCGAAAGAACTGCTGGCGGCATAA
- a CDS encoding RnfH family protein — translation MSHKIAVEVVYALPEKQYLQRVTLEEGATVEAAIRASGILELRRDIDLAKNKVGIYSRPVKLGDVLKEGDRVEIYRPLIADPKELRRQRAEKSGK, via the coding sequence GTGTCGCATAAGATAGCTGTGGAAGTGGTCTACGCGTTGCCGGAGAAGCAGTATCTGCAGCGCGTGACGCTGGAAGAGGGTGCAACCGTTGAGGCGGCTATCCGAGCTTCTGGCATTCTGGAGCTTCGTCGCGATATCGATCTGGCAAAAAATAAAGTCGGCATTTACAGCCGCCCGGTGAAACTAGGTGATGTGCTGAAAGAGGGCGACCGGGTGGAGATTTATCGCCCGCTGATTGCCGACCCGAAAGAGCTGCGTCGCCAGCGTGCGGAGAAATCTGGTAAGTAG